In Macaca fascicularis isolate 582-1 chromosome 15, T2T-MFA8v1.1, one genomic interval encodes:
- the SNAPC4 gene encoding snRNA-activating protein complex subunit 4 isoform X1 produces MDVDAEREKITQEIKELERILDPSSAGTHMEVSESSLESDSEAESLPSEDLDPADPLISEEERWGEASNDEDDPKDKTLPEDPETCLQLNMVYQEVIQEKLAEANLLLAQNREQQEELMRDLAGSKGTKVKDGRSLPPSTYMGHFMKPYFKDKVTGVGPPANEDTREKAAQGIKAFEELLVTKWKNWEKALLRKSVVSDRLQRLLQPKLLKLDYLHQKQSKVSNEMEKQALEKQAREAEKEIQDINQLPEEALLGNRLDSHDWEKISNINFEGSRSAEEIRKFWQNSEHPSINKQEWSGEEVEQLQAIAAAHGHLEWQKIAEELGTSRSAFQCLQKFQQRNKALKRKEWTEEEDRMLTQLVQEMRVGSHIPYRRIVYYMEGRDSMQLIYRWTKSLDPGLKKGNWAPEEDAKLLQAVAKYGEQDWFKIREEVPGRSDAQCRDRYLRRLHFSLKKGRWNLKEEEQLIELIGKYGVGHWAKIASELPHRSGSQCLSKWKIMMGKKQGLRRQRRRARHSIRWSSSSSSSSSGSGGSGRGSSSSSEEEEPEPEQAQAGEGDRALLSPQYVVPDMDLWVPARQSTSQPWRGGAGAWLGGHAASLSPPKGSSASQGGSKEASATAVAPGEETSAVQAPATAHSPVPRAAQASHSADTHPVGPEKQALEGGRLTVPVETVLRVLRANTAARSRTQKEQLRQPPLPTSSPGVSSGDSVARSHVQWLRHRATQSGQRRWRHALHRRLLNRRLLLAVTPWVGDVVLPCTQVPQRPAAVQTQADGLREQLQQARLASTPVFTLFTQLFQIDTAGCLEVVRERKALPPRLPQAGARDPPGHLLQAPSSAQSTPGHLLPNVPAQEASKSASHKGSRRRASSQVEGTLPQASPLAPTGPRPKPKTVSELLQEKRLQEARAREAARGPVVLPSHLLVSSPVILQPPLPHTPHGRPALGPTVSNVPLSGPGTPAAAKPGTSGSWQEAGPSAKDKRLSTMQALPLAPAFTGPEGTAPAASGAPGLGPSRVSVSCPGSGLGQSQAPTASRKQSLPEASPFLPAVPSPTPLPIQPLSLTHVGGPRVAASVPLPVTWVLTAQGLLPVPVPAVVGLSSPAGTPGPTGLVATLLPPLTEAQGPGAPALSSSWQPPANVNSGPEPSCRTVPPAPPTHAASQSPAEVDASVAVVPGEAQVAREIPAPRTSSQADPPEAEPPLPRRLPPPGGVIPASEPGGTLGSPSGTQEPKGTLDPEKPSLPQPGPEKGALDLGLLSQEAEAATQQWLGGQRGVRVHLLGSRLPYQPPALCSLRALSSLLLHKKALEHKAASLVAGGEAERPAGALQASLGLVRGQLRDNPAYLLLRARFLAAFTLPALLATLAPHGIRTTLSAASIAGSESEDEDLLSELELADRDGQPGCTAATRHIQGPPDSGRCSAASCLDAFNDLDVDDLDVLRTRHARHSRKRRRLV; encoded by the exons ATGGATGTAGATGCTGAAAGAGAGAAGATAACACAGGAGATCAAGGAGCTGGAAAGGATTTTAGATCCCAGCTCCGCGGGCACCCACATGGAGGTCTCAGAATCAAGTCTCGAGTCAGATTCTGAAGCAG AGTCACTGCCTTCTGAGGACTTGGACCCTGCCGATCCCCTGATCTCG GAAGAAGAAAGGTGGGGTGAAGCCAGCAATGATGAGGACGACCCCAAGGATAAAACCCTCCCTGAAGACCCGGAGACCTGCCTGCAGCTGAACATGGTCTACCAGGAGGTCATCCAAGAGAAGCTGGCTGAGGCCAACCTGCTGCTGGCCCAGAACCGGGAGCAGCAG GAGGAGCTCATGAGGGATCTGGCTGGGTCCAAAGGCACCAAGGTGAAGGATGGCAGGAGCCTGCCCCCAAGCACATACATGGGACACTTCATGAAGCCGTATTTCAAGGACAAGGTCACGGGTGTG GGGCCCCCTGCCAACGAGGACACACGAGAGAAGGCTGCCCAGGGGATCAAGGCTTTCGAGGAGCTCCTCGTGACCAAAT GGAAAAACTGGGAAAAGGCCTTGCTCCGAAAGTCGGTGGTGAGTGACCGCCTGCAGCGATTGCTTCAGCCCAAGTTACTGAA GCTTGACTACTTGCACCAGAAGCAGAGCAAAGTCTCCAATGAGATGGAGAAGCAGGCCCTGGAGAAGCAGGCCAGGGAAGCCGAGAAGGAGATCCAGGACATCAA CCAGCTTCCGGAAGAGGCCTTGCTGGGAAACAGGCTGGACAGCCACGACTGGGAGAAGATTTCCAATATTAAC TTTGAAGGCAGCCGCAGCGCAGAGGAGATCCGGAAGTTCTGGCAGAACTCGGAGCACCCCAGCATCAACAAGCAGGAGTGGAGCGGGGAGGAGGTGGAACAGCTGCAGGCGATCGCGGCTGCACACGGCCACTTGGAGTGGCAGAAGATTGCAGAGGAGCTGGGG ACCAGCCGCAGCGCCTTCCAGTGCCTGCAGAAATTCCAGCAGCGGAACAAAGCTCTGAAACGCAAGGAGTGGACGGAGGAGGAGGACCGCATGCTCACGCAGCTGGTGCAGGAGATGCGCGTTGGCAGCCACATCCCCTACCGCAGAA TTGTCTACTATATGGAAGGGAGAGACTCCATGCAGCTGATTTACCGATGGACCAAGAGCTTGGATCCCGGCCTGAAGAAGGGGAACTGGGCCCCGGAGGAAGACGCT AAGTTGCTTCAAGCCGTTGCCAAATACGGGGAGCAGGATTGGTTTAAAATCCGGGAAGAGGTGCCAGGTAGGAGCGATGCCCAGTGCCGAGATCG GTATCTCAGGAGATTACATTTCAGCTTGAAAAAGGGACGGTGGAATTTGAAAGAAGAGGAACAGTTAATTGAATTAATAGGAAAATATGGTGTTG GTCACTGGGCAAAAATAGCTTCTGAACTGCCCCATCGGTCCGGCTCCCAGTGTCTGAGCAAGTGGAAGATCATGATGGGG AAGAAGCAGGGTCTCCGGAGGCAGCGGCGGAGGGCCCGTCACAGCATCCGGTGGagctccagcagcagcagcagcagcagtggcagtggtggcagcggaaggggcagcagcagcagcagtgaggaggaggagccagAGCCAGAGCAGGCACAGGCTGGGGAGGGTGACAGAGCCCTGCTGTCCCCACAGTATGTGGTCCCGGACATGGATCTGTGGGTTCCTGCCAGGCAGAGCACCAGCCAGCCATGGAGAGGAGGGGCAGGGGCCTGGCTGGGAGGCCACGCTGCCTCCCTCAGCCCTCCCAAGGGATCCAGTGCCAGCCAAGGTGGCAGCAAGGAAGCTTCCGCCACAGCCGTGGCTCCTGGAGAGGAGACGAGTGCAGTGCAGGCCCCTGCTACGGCCCACAGCCCTGTCCCGAGAGCTGCCCAGGCCTCCCACTCGGCAGACACTCACCCGGTGGGCCCAGAGAAGCAGGCCCTCGAG GGAGGGAGGCTGACAGTGCCTGTGGAGACCGTGCTGAGGGTGCTCAGGGCCAACACGGCTGCTCGGAGCCGCACACAG AAAGAGCAGCTGAGACAACCACCCCTGCCCACCTCGTCCCCAGGGGTCAGCTCCGGTGACAGCGTGGCCCGGTCCCATGTGCAGTGGCTACGGCACAGAGCCACCCAGAGTGGGCAGCGGCGCTGGAGACACGCTCTGCACCGGAGGCTCCTGAACCGCAGGCTGCTGCTGGCTGTGACCCCTTGGGTGGGGGACGTTGTCCTGCCCTGCACACAGGTGCCCCAGAGACCCGCCGCAGTGCAGACTCAAG CGGATGGCCTCAGGGAGCAGCTGCAGCAGGCCCGCCTGGCCAGCACCCCTGTGTTCACCCTGTTTACCCAG CTGTTCCAGATCGATACTGCCGGCTGCCTGGAGGTCGTCCGAGAGAGGAAGGCCCTGCCGCCCAGGCTGCCCCAGGCTGGTGCTCGGGACCCACCAGGGCATCTTCTGCAG GCGCCCTCAAGTGCTCAGAGCACCCCAG GCCACCTCCTCCCAAATGTGCCAGCTCAAGAAGCCTCAAAGAGTGCCAGCCACAAAGGGAGCCGAAGACGGGCGTCCAGCCAGGTGGAGGGCACCCTACCCCAGGCATCCCCACTGGCTCCGACCGGCCCCCGACCCAAGCCCAAGACTGTGTCAGAGCTGCTTCAGGAGAAGCGGCTTCAGGAGGCCCGTGCCAGGGAGGCCGCCCGGGGCCCGGTGGTGCTCCCGTCCCACCTGCTGGTCTCCTCGCCTGTGATCCTCCAGCCCCCTCTACCGCACACCCCACACGGCCGCCCAGCCCTGGGTCCCACTGTCTCAAATGTTCCACTCTCGGGGCCTGGGACCCCCGCAGCAGCGAAGCCTGGCACTTCAGGCTcctggcaggaggctgggccttCAGCCAAGGACAAGAGACTCTCCACCATGCAAGCCCTGCCCCTCGCTCCTGCCTTCACAGGGCCCGAGGGCACAGCCCCTGCTGCTTCTGGAGCCCCTGGCCTGGGCCCCAGCCGGGTCTCTGTGAGCTGCCCTGGGAGCGGTCTCGGACAGTCGCAGGCCCCCACTGCATCCCGGAAGCAGAGCCTGCCTGAGGCATCACCCTTTCTCCCTGCAGTCCCCAGTCCCACCCCCCTGCCTATCCAGCCCCTCAGCCTGACGCACGTAGGAGGGCCACGTGTGGCGGCCAGTGTCCCCCTGCCTGTCACCTGGGTGCTCACAGCCCAGGGGCTTCTCCCTGTTCCTGTGCCAGCTGTGGTGGGCCTTTCCAGTCCAGCAGGGACGCCTGGCCCCACAGGGCTGGTGGCCACTCTGCTGCCTCCCCTGACTGAAGCCCAGGGCCCTGGGGCCCCAGCGTTGAGTAGCTCTTGGCAGCCCCCAGCCAATGTGAACTCAGGACCAGAGCCTTCCTGCAGGACAgtccccccagcccctcccacacACGCCGCCTCCCAAAGTCCTGCAGAAGTGGATGCCAGTGTGGCTGTTGTCCCTGGAGAGGCCCAGGTGGCCAGGGAGATACCTGCACCCAGGACGTCCTCCCAGGCCGACCCCCCTGAAGCAGAACCCCCCTTGCCCAGGAGGCTGCCACCCCCTGGTGGTGTCATTCCAGCAAGTGAGCCAGGGGGGACGCTGGGGTCCCCCTCAGGAACACAAGAGCCCAAGGGAACTCTGGACCCGGAGAAGCcatccctgccccagcctgggccTGAGAAGGGGGCCCTGGACCTGGGCCTGctgtcccaggaggctgaggcggccacACAGCAGTGGCTGGGGGGCCAGCGTGGGGTGCGGGTACATCTTCTGGGAAGCAGACTGCCCTACCAGCCCCCGGCCCTGTGCAGCCTTCGAGCACTGTCCAGCCTCCTGCTCCACAAGAAGGCCCTGGAGCACAAGGCCGCCTCCCTGGTGGCGGGGGGCGAGGCTGAGCGGCCGGCTGGAGCGCTGCAGGCCTCACTGGGGCTGGTGCGGGGGCAGCTCCGGGACAACCCAGCCTACCTCCTGCTGCGGGCACGGTTCCTGGCGGCCTTCACCCTCCCTGCGCTCCTGGCCACCCTGGCCCCCCATGGTATCCGCACCACCCTCTCAGCAGCCTCCATAGCAGGCTCCGAGAGCGAAGACGAGGACCTCCTGAGCGAGCTGGAACTCGCAGACAGGGACGGGCAGCCGGGCTGCACGGCGGCCACACGCCACATTCAG GGACCCCCAGACTCTGGTAGATGCTCTGCCGCCTCCTGCCTGGATGCTTTTAATGACCTTGATGTTGACGACCTTGATGTGCTCAGAACCCGGCATGCCAGGCACAGCCGGAAGCGGAGGCGGCTGGTGTGA
- the SNAPC4 gene encoding snRNA-activating protein complex subunit 4 isoform X3: MDVDAEREKITQEIKELERILDPSSAGTHMEVSESSLESDSEAESLPSEDLDPADPLISEEERWGEASNDEDDPKDKTLPEDPETCLQLNMVYQEVIQEKLAEANLLLAQNREQQEELMRDLAGSKGTKVKDGRSLPPSTYMGHFMKPYFKDKVTGVGPPANEDTREKAAQGIKAFEELLVTKWKNWEKALLRKSVVSDRLQRLLQPKLLKLDYLHQKQSKVSNEMEKQALEKQAREAEKEIQDINQLPEEALLGNRLDSHDWEKISNINFEGSRSAEEIRKFWQNSEHPSINKQEWSGEEVEQLQAIAAAHGHLEWQKIAEELGTSRSAFQCLQKFQQRNKALKRKEWTEEEDRMLTQLVQEMRVGSHIPYRRIVYYMEGRDSMQLIYRWTKSLDPGLKKGNWAPEEDAKLLQAVAKYGEQDWFKIREEVPGRSDAQCRDRYLRRLHFSLKKGRWNLKEEEQLIELIGKYGVGHWAKIASELPHRSGSQCLSKWKIMMGKKQGLRRQRRRARHSIRWSSSSSSSSSGSGGSGRGSSSSSEEEEPEPEQAQAGEGDRALLSPQYVVPDMDLWVPARQSTSQPWRGGAGAWLGGHAASLSPPKGSSASQGGSKEASATAVAPGEETSAVQAPATAHSPVPRAAQASHSADTHPVGPEKQALEGGRLTVPVETVLRVLRANTAARSRTQKEQLRQPPLPTSSPGVSSGDSVARSHVQWLRHRATQSGQRRWRHALHRRLLNRRLLLAVTPWVGDVVLPCTQVPQRPAAVQTQGLRGPTLVQPWLWGAGSKASLPRWPGSQS; encoded by the exons ATGGATGTAGATGCTGAAAGAGAGAAGATAACACAGGAGATCAAGGAGCTGGAAAGGATTTTAGATCCCAGCTCCGCGGGCACCCACATGGAGGTCTCAGAATCAAGTCTCGAGTCAGATTCTGAAGCAG AGTCACTGCCTTCTGAGGACTTGGACCCTGCCGATCCCCTGATCTCG GAAGAAGAAAGGTGGGGTGAAGCCAGCAATGATGAGGACGACCCCAAGGATAAAACCCTCCCTGAAGACCCGGAGACCTGCCTGCAGCTGAACATGGTCTACCAGGAGGTCATCCAAGAGAAGCTGGCTGAGGCCAACCTGCTGCTGGCCCAGAACCGGGAGCAGCAG GAGGAGCTCATGAGGGATCTGGCTGGGTCCAAAGGCACCAAGGTGAAGGATGGCAGGAGCCTGCCCCCAAGCACATACATGGGACACTTCATGAAGCCGTATTTCAAGGACAAGGTCACGGGTGTG GGGCCCCCTGCCAACGAGGACACACGAGAGAAGGCTGCCCAGGGGATCAAGGCTTTCGAGGAGCTCCTCGTGACCAAAT GGAAAAACTGGGAAAAGGCCTTGCTCCGAAAGTCGGTGGTGAGTGACCGCCTGCAGCGATTGCTTCAGCCCAAGTTACTGAA GCTTGACTACTTGCACCAGAAGCAGAGCAAAGTCTCCAATGAGATGGAGAAGCAGGCCCTGGAGAAGCAGGCCAGGGAAGCCGAGAAGGAGATCCAGGACATCAA CCAGCTTCCGGAAGAGGCCTTGCTGGGAAACAGGCTGGACAGCCACGACTGGGAGAAGATTTCCAATATTAAC TTTGAAGGCAGCCGCAGCGCAGAGGAGATCCGGAAGTTCTGGCAGAACTCGGAGCACCCCAGCATCAACAAGCAGGAGTGGAGCGGGGAGGAGGTGGAACAGCTGCAGGCGATCGCGGCTGCACACGGCCACTTGGAGTGGCAGAAGATTGCAGAGGAGCTGGGG ACCAGCCGCAGCGCCTTCCAGTGCCTGCAGAAATTCCAGCAGCGGAACAAAGCTCTGAAACGCAAGGAGTGGACGGAGGAGGAGGACCGCATGCTCACGCAGCTGGTGCAGGAGATGCGCGTTGGCAGCCACATCCCCTACCGCAGAA TTGTCTACTATATGGAAGGGAGAGACTCCATGCAGCTGATTTACCGATGGACCAAGAGCTTGGATCCCGGCCTGAAGAAGGGGAACTGGGCCCCGGAGGAAGACGCT AAGTTGCTTCAAGCCGTTGCCAAATACGGGGAGCAGGATTGGTTTAAAATCCGGGAAGAGGTGCCAGGTAGGAGCGATGCCCAGTGCCGAGATCG GTATCTCAGGAGATTACATTTCAGCTTGAAAAAGGGACGGTGGAATTTGAAAGAAGAGGAACAGTTAATTGAATTAATAGGAAAATATGGTGTTG GTCACTGGGCAAAAATAGCTTCTGAACTGCCCCATCGGTCCGGCTCCCAGTGTCTGAGCAAGTGGAAGATCATGATGGGG AAGAAGCAGGGTCTCCGGAGGCAGCGGCGGAGGGCCCGTCACAGCATCCGGTGGagctccagcagcagcagcagcagcagtggcagtggtggcagcggaaggggcagcagcagcagcagtgaggaggaggagccagAGCCAGAGCAGGCACAGGCTGGGGAGGGTGACAGAGCCCTGCTGTCCCCACAGTATGTGGTCCCGGACATGGATCTGTGGGTTCCTGCCAGGCAGAGCACCAGCCAGCCATGGAGAGGAGGGGCAGGGGCCTGGCTGGGAGGCCACGCTGCCTCCCTCAGCCCTCCCAAGGGATCCAGTGCCAGCCAAGGTGGCAGCAAGGAAGCTTCCGCCACAGCCGTGGCTCCTGGAGAGGAGACGAGTGCAGTGCAGGCCCCTGCTACGGCCCACAGCCCTGTCCCGAGAGCTGCCCAGGCCTCCCACTCGGCAGACACTCACCCGGTGGGCCCAGAGAAGCAGGCCCTCGAG GGAGGGAGGCTGACAGTGCCTGTGGAGACCGTGCTGAGGGTGCTCAGGGCCAACACGGCTGCTCGGAGCCGCACACAG AAAGAGCAGCTGAGACAACCACCCCTGCCCACCTCGTCCCCAGGGGTCAGCTCCGGTGACAGCGTGGCCCGGTCCCATGTGCAGTGGCTACGGCACAGAGCCACCCAGAGTGGGCAGCGGCGCTGGAGACACGCTCTGCACCGGAGGCTCCTGAACCGCAGGCTGCTGCTGGCTGTGACCCCTTGGGTGGGGGACGTTGTCCTGCCCTGCACACAGGTGCCCCAGAGACCCGCCGCAGTGCAGACTCAAG GGCTCAGAGGGCCCACCCTTGTCCAGCCGTGGCTGTGGGGTGCTGGTTCCAAGGCTTCCCTCCCACGCTGGCCTGGCTCCCAGTCTTGA
- the SNAPC4 gene encoding snRNA-activating protein complex subunit 4 isoform X2: MERRGRGLAGRPRCLPQPSQGIQCQPRWQQGSFRHSRGSWRGDECSAGPCYGPQPCPESCPGLPLGRHSPGGPREAGPRGREADSACGDRAEGAQGQHGCSEPHTGVSSGDSVARSHVQWLRHRATQSGQRRWRHALHRRLLNRRLLLAVTPWVGDVVLPCTQVPQRPAAVQTQADGLREQLQQARLASTPVFTLFTQLFQIDTAGCLEVVRERKALPPRLPQAGARDPPGHLLQAPSSAQSTPGHLLPNVPAQEASKSASHKGSRRRASSQVEGTLPQASPLAPTGPRPKPKTVSELLQEKRLQEARAREAARGPVVLPSHLLVSSPVILQPPLPHTPHGRPALGPTVSNVPLSGPGTPAAAKPGTSGSWQEAGPSAKDKRLSTMQALPLAPAFTGPEGTAPAASGAPGLGPSRVSVSCPGSGLGQSQAPTASRKQSLPEASPFLPAVPSPTPLPIQPLSLTHVGGPRVAASVPLPVTWVLTAQGLLPVPVPAVVGLSSPAGTPGPTGLVATLLPPLTEAQGPGAPALSSSWQPPANVNSGPEPSCRTVPPAPPTHAASQSPAEVDASVAVVPGEAQVAREIPAPRTSSQADPPEAEPPLPRRLPPPGGVIPASEPGGTLGSPSGTQEPKGTLDPEKPSLPQPGPEKGALDLGLLSQEAEAATQQWLGGQRGVRVHLLGSRLPYQPPALCSLRALSSLLLHKKALEHKAASLVAGGEAERPAGALQASLGLVRGQLRDNPAYLLLRARFLAAFTLPALLATLAPHGIRTTLSAASIAGSESEDEDLLSELELADRDGQPGCTAATRHIQGPPDSGRCSAASCLDAFNDLDVDDLDVLRTRHARHSRKRRRLV; this comes from the exons ATGGAGAGGAGGGGCAGGGGCCTGGCTGGGAGGCCACGCTGCCTCCCTCAGCCCTCCCAAGGGATCCAGTGCCAGCCAAGGTGGCAGCAAGGAAGCTTCCGCCACAGCCGTGGCTCCTGGAGAGGAGACGAGTGCAGTGCAGGCCCCTGCTACGGCCCACAGCCCTGTCCCGAGAGCTGCCCAGGCCTCCCACTCGGCAGACACTCACCCGGTGGGCCCAGAGAAGCAGGCCCTCGAG GGAGGGAGGCTGACAGTGCCTGTGGAGACCGTGCTGAGGGTGCTCAGGGCCAACACGGCTGCTCGGAGCCGCACACAG GGGTCAGCTCCGGTGACAGCGTGGCCCGGTCCCATGTGCAGTGGCTACGGCACAGAGCCACCCAGAGTGGGCAGCGGCGCTGGAGACACGCTCTGCACCGGAGGCTCCTGAACCGCAGGCTGCTGCTGGCTGTGACCCCTTGGGTGGGGGACGTTGTCCTGCCCTGCACACAGGTGCCCCAGAGACCCGCCGCAGTGCAGACTCAAG CGGATGGCCTCAGGGAGCAGCTGCAGCAGGCCCGCCTGGCCAGCACCCCTGTGTTCACCCTGTTTACCCAG CTGTTCCAGATCGATACTGCCGGCTGCCTGGAGGTCGTCCGAGAGAGGAAGGCCCTGCCGCCCAGGCTGCCCCAGGCTGGTGCTCGGGACCCACCAGGGCATCTTCTGCAG GCGCCCTCAAGTGCTCAGAGCACCCCAG GCCACCTCCTCCCAAATGTGCCAGCTCAAGAAGCCTCAAAGAGTGCCAGCCACAAAGGGAGCCGAAGACGGGCGTCCAGCCAGGTGGAGGGCACCCTACCCCAGGCATCCCCACTGGCTCCGACCGGCCCCCGACCCAAGCCCAAGACTGTGTCAGAGCTGCTTCAGGAGAAGCGGCTTCAGGAGGCCCGTGCCAGGGAGGCCGCCCGGGGCCCGGTGGTGCTCCCGTCCCACCTGCTGGTCTCCTCGCCTGTGATCCTCCAGCCCCCTCTACCGCACACCCCACACGGCCGCCCAGCCCTGGGTCCCACTGTCTCAAATGTTCCACTCTCGGGGCCTGGGACCCCCGCAGCAGCGAAGCCTGGCACTTCAGGCTcctggcaggaggctgggccttCAGCCAAGGACAAGAGACTCTCCACCATGCAAGCCCTGCCCCTCGCTCCTGCCTTCACAGGGCCCGAGGGCACAGCCCCTGCTGCTTCTGGAGCCCCTGGCCTGGGCCCCAGCCGGGTCTCTGTGAGCTGCCCTGGGAGCGGTCTCGGACAGTCGCAGGCCCCCACTGCATCCCGGAAGCAGAGCCTGCCTGAGGCATCACCCTTTCTCCCTGCAGTCCCCAGTCCCACCCCCCTGCCTATCCAGCCCCTCAGCCTGACGCACGTAGGAGGGCCACGTGTGGCGGCCAGTGTCCCCCTGCCTGTCACCTGGGTGCTCACAGCCCAGGGGCTTCTCCCTGTTCCTGTGCCAGCTGTGGTGGGCCTTTCCAGTCCAGCAGGGACGCCTGGCCCCACAGGGCTGGTGGCCACTCTGCTGCCTCCCCTGACTGAAGCCCAGGGCCCTGGGGCCCCAGCGTTGAGTAGCTCTTGGCAGCCCCCAGCCAATGTGAACTCAGGACCAGAGCCTTCCTGCAGGACAgtccccccagcccctcccacacACGCCGCCTCCCAAAGTCCTGCAGAAGTGGATGCCAGTGTGGCTGTTGTCCCTGGAGAGGCCCAGGTGGCCAGGGAGATACCTGCACCCAGGACGTCCTCCCAGGCCGACCCCCCTGAAGCAGAACCCCCCTTGCCCAGGAGGCTGCCACCCCCTGGTGGTGTCATTCCAGCAAGTGAGCCAGGGGGGACGCTGGGGTCCCCCTCAGGAACACAAGAGCCCAAGGGAACTCTGGACCCGGAGAAGCcatccctgccccagcctgggccTGAGAAGGGGGCCCTGGACCTGGGCCTGctgtcccaggaggctgaggcggccacACAGCAGTGGCTGGGGGGCCAGCGTGGGGTGCGGGTACATCTTCTGGGAAGCAGACTGCCCTACCAGCCCCCGGCCCTGTGCAGCCTTCGAGCACTGTCCAGCCTCCTGCTCCACAAGAAGGCCCTGGAGCACAAGGCCGCCTCCCTGGTGGCGGGGGGCGAGGCTGAGCGGCCGGCTGGAGCGCTGCAGGCCTCACTGGGGCTGGTGCGGGGGCAGCTCCGGGACAACCCAGCCTACCTCCTGCTGCGGGCACGGTTCCTGGCGGCCTTCACCCTCCCTGCGCTCCTGGCCACCCTGGCCCCCCATGGTATCCGCACCACCCTCTCAGCAGCCTCCATAGCAGGCTCCGAGAGCGAAGACGAGGACCTCCTGAGCGAGCTGGAACTCGCAGACAGGGACGGGCAGCCGGGCTGCACGGCGGCCACACGCCACATTCAG GGACCCCCAGACTCTGGTAGATGCTCTGCCGCCTCCTGCCTGGATGCTTTTAATGACCTTGATGTTGACGACCTTGATGTGCTCAGAACCCGGCATGCCAGGCACAGCCGGAAGCGGAGGCGGCTGGTGTGA